The Pecten maximus chromosome 11, xPecMax1.1, whole genome shotgun sequence genome has a segment encoding these proteins:
- the LOC117338094 gene encoding probable cytochrome P450 CYP44 isoform X2, with amino-acid sequence MPGPQGIYNVPYLGAALQMYPFTKYRTERFDELIEKWRREFGTICRVRLPSEWNVFVLDPDDVEKTFRSDNKYPFRRPLPLFDTYNNSRNREPTIGERNGENWWELRSPAQRGICQPRAVSKLIPKLSGVADDLVSNCRVTGQLQNLPDPLFEYSSEGAGLLCFNKRLGIISSSGSESNREFMEFVDNYFDYFGEQLLAPINWFKWFKTPGYRKFEKASDFLMSFTDKYTEKALNNLDNKTDPDEFNLLHFLLTSPNMTPEKISSLLIDFFRGGIDSTANAITFLLYHLAKYPDIQEKLYQELAPLIPAEGPISPDGFKDVHYLKACLKESFRFVYPVILGTQRVLDKDVVLSNYDIPAGTTINMCITSICKDEKYFPNPDKFLPERWLRSNPDREKIHPFGFLPFGYGTRNCVGQRFAEQEIYVSVSKIVTNFTLSLPKGLNDVPFVYSTFATPRDKFTLHLNPR; translated from the exons ATGCCTGGGCCACAAGGGATCTATAATGTTCCCTATTTAGGAGCGGCGCTACAGATGTATCCATTCA CTAAATACCGCACAGAACGCTTCGACGAATTAATAGAAAAGTGGCGCAGGGAGTTTGGCACAATCTGCAGAGTTCGTCTTCCTAGCGAATGGAACGTGTTCGTGCTTGATCCTGATGACGTTGAGAAAACTTTCAGGTCCGACAATAAGTATCCTTTCCGGCGGCCTCTGCCATTGTTCGACACGTATAATAACAGCAGGAACCGTGAGCCTACGATTGGAGAGCG TAATGGTGAAAACTGGTGGGAGCTACGGAGTCCGGCACAGAGAGGTATATGTCAGCCTCGAGCCGTGTCAAAACTTATACCAAAGTTAAGCGGGGTAGCCGATGACCTCGTTAGTAACTGTAGAGTGACTGGTCAACTCCAAAACCTGCCCGACCCATTGTTTGAATACTCTTCAGAAG GGGCGGGGCTGCTGTGCTTCAACAAAAGACTTGGCATCATATCATCTTCAGGATCAGAGTCTAATCGCGAGTTCATGGAATTTGTGGATAATTACTTTGATTACTTTGGAGAGCAACTTCTAGCGCCAATCAACTGGTTCAAGTGGTTTAAAACTCCGGGCTATCGCAAATTCGAAAAGGCGTCTGATTTTTTAATGAG TTTCACAGACAAATATACGGAAAAGGCGCTCAACAATCTAGACAACAAAACTGACCCAGATGAGTTTAATCTTCTTCATTTCCTGTTAACGTCCCCGAATATGACTCCAGAAAAAATATCTTCGCTCCTCATCGACTTTTTCAGAGGAGGAATTGATTCT ACGGCCAACGCAATTACATTCCTGCTTTATCACCTTGCAAAATATCCCGACATACAAGAGAAACTATATCAGGAGTTAGCTCCCCTGATACCGGCAGAGGGTCCAATTAGTCCAGATGGCTTCAAGGATGTGCATTATCTGAAGGCATGTCTTAAAGAATCGTTCAG ATTTGTATATCCAGTAATCCTGGGTACCCAGAGAGTATTGGATAAGGATGTGGTGCTTTCTAACTACGATATTCCGGCGGGG ACGACAATAAATATGTGCATTACCTCTATCTGCAAAGACGAAAAATATTTTCCTAATCCGGACAAGTTCTTGCCTGAGCGTTGGTTAAGGAGTAATCCTGACAGAGAAAAAATCCATCCTTTCGGTTTCCTTCCCTTTGGATACGGAACACGGAACTGTGTAGGACAGAGATTCGCGGAGCAGGAGATATATGTCAGTGTATCCAAA
- the LOC117338094 gene encoding probable cytochrome P450 CYP44 isoform X1 produces the protein MFLYRPVRGAICVSPTFTTFSRKRSTSVIHPNLNKCPFAHPVSMQGHQIALPSEADTIKPFEEMPGPQGIYNVPYLGAALQMYPFTKYRTERFDELIEKWRREFGTICRVRLPSEWNVFVLDPDDVEKTFRSDNKYPFRRPLPLFDTYNNSRNREPTIGERNGENWWELRSPAQRGICQPRAVSKLIPKLSGVADDLVSNCRVTGQLQNLPDPLFEYSSEGAGLLCFNKRLGIISSSGSESNREFMEFVDNYFDYFGEQLLAPINWFKWFKTPGYRKFEKASDFLMSFTDKYTEKALNNLDNKTDPDEFNLLHFLLTSPNMTPEKISSLLIDFFRGGIDSTANAITFLLYHLAKYPDIQEKLYQELAPLIPAEGPISPDGFKDVHYLKACLKESFRFVYPVILGTQRVLDKDVVLSNYDIPAGTTINMCITSICKDEKYFPNPDKFLPERWLRSNPDREKIHPFGFLPFGYGTRNCVGQRFAEQEIYVSVSKIVTNFTLSLPKGLNDVPFVYSTFATPRDKFTLHLNPR, from the exons AGGAGCCATATGTGTTTCGCCGACTTTCACAACATTCTCACGTAAACGTTCAACCTCTGTCATACATCCGAACTTAAACAAATGTCCTTTTGCTCATCCGGTTTCCATGCAAGGTCACCAGATTGCCCTGCCGTCCGAGGCCGACACTATCAAGCCATTTGAAGAGATGCCTGGGCCACAAGGGATCTATAATGTTCCCTATTTAGGAGCGGCGCTACAGATGTATCCATTCA CTAAATACCGCACAGAACGCTTCGACGAATTAATAGAAAAGTGGCGCAGGGAGTTTGGCACAATCTGCAGAGTTCGTCTTCCTAGCGAATGGAACGTGTTCGTGCTTGATCCTGATGACGTTGAGAAAACTTTCAGGTCCGACAATAAGTATCCTTTCCGGCGGCCTCTGCCATTGTTCGACACGTATAATAACAGCAGGAACCGTGAGCCTACGATTGGAGAGCG TAATGGTGAAAACTGGTGGGAGCTACGGAGTCCGGCACAGAGAGGTATATGTCAGCCTCGAGCCGTGTCAAAACTTATACCAAAGTTAAGCGGGGTAGCCGATGACCTCGTTAGTAACTGTAGAGTGACTGGTCAACTCCAAAACCTGCCCGACCCATTGTTTGAATACTCTTCAGAAG GGGCGGGGCTGCTGTGCTTCAACAAAAGACTTGGCATCATATCATCTTCAGGATCAGAGTCTAATCGCGAGTTCATGGAATTTGTGGATAATTACTTTGATTACTTTGGAGAGCAACTTCTAGCGCCAATCAACTGGTTCAAGTGGTTTAAAACTCCGGGCTATCGCAAATTCGAAAAGGCGTCTGATTTTTTAATGAG TTTCACAGACAAATATACGGAAAAGGCGCTCAACAATCTAGACAACAAAACTGACCCAGATGAGTTTAATCTTCTTCATTTCCTGTTAACGTCCCCGAATATGACTCCAGAAAAAATATCTTCGCTCCTCATCGACTTTTTCAGAGGAGGAATTGATTCT ACGGCCAACGCAATTACATTCCTGCTTTATCACCTTGCAAAATATCCCGACATACAAGAGAAACTATATCAGGAGTTAGCTCCCCTGATACCGGCAGAGGGTCCAATTAGTCCAGATGGCTTCAAGGATGTGCATTATCTGAAGGCATGTCTTAAAGAATCGTTCAG ATTTGTATATCCAGTAATCCTGGGTACCCAGAGAGTATTGGATAAGGATGTGGTGCTTTCTAACTACGATATTCCGGCGGGG ACGACAATAAATATGTGCATTACCTCTATCTGCAAAGACGAAAAATATTTTCCTAATCCGGACAAGTTCTTGCCTGAGCGTTGGTTAAGGAGTAATCCTGACAGAGAAAAAATCCATCCTTTCGGTTTCCTTCCCTTTGGATACGGAACACGGAACTGTGTAGGACAGAGATTCGCGGAGCAGGAGATATATGTCAGTGTATCCAAA